One stretch of Cellulomonas wangsupingiae DNA includes these proteins:
- a CDS encoding C40 family peptidase, which yields MSESITRARHRAARRPSTPLTELACAASEQMGTVGRRTVVVAASSGLMVSMFATTTHAADRDAAPALAAVDTAALTASARAVLNTSPVVASPAEAVFTVDAPTVTAEKPAPPPAPEPVRTRAASRTAERAADTTAPSQAASNPIPQSVSGNAVLEIAARYVGVPYVSGGSTPDGFDCSGFTSYVYAQLGISLPRTSSAQRNAGTVVSRADAQPGDLIWSPGHIGIYAGGNQMIDAPRPGKTVQFRSIWQSNPTFIRVG from the coding sequence TTGTCCGAAAGCATCACCCGGGCGCGCCACCGCGCCGCGCGTCGTCCCTCGACGCCGCTGACCGAGCTGGCATGCGCTGCGTCCGAGCAGATGGGCACCGTCGGACGACGGACCGTCGTCGTCGCCGCGTCCTCCGGCCTCATGGTCTCCATGTTCGCCACCACGACGCACGCAGCCGACCGCGACGCCGCCCCGGCGCTCGCCGCCGTCGACACGGCGGCCCTCACGGCCTCCGCGCGTGCCGTCCTCAACACGTCGCCCGTCGTGGCCTCGCCGGCCGAGGCCGTCTTCACGGTCGACGCGCCGACGGTCACCGCCGAGAAGCCGGCTCCGCCGCCCGCGCCGGAGCCCGTGCGCACGCGTGCCGCGTCCCGCACGGCCGAGCGCGCCGCCGACACGACGGCCCCGTCCCAGGCCGCCAGCAACCCGATCCCGCAGTCGGTCTCCGGCAACGCGGTGCTCGAGATCGCCGCCCGCTACGTGGGCGTCCCGTACGTCTCCGGCGGCTCGACGCCCGACGGCTTCGACTGCTCGGGCTTCACGTCGTACGTGTACGCGCAGCTCGGCATCTCGCTGCCGCGCACCTCGTCGGCCCAGCGCAACGCCGGCACGGTCGTCTCCCGTGCCGACGCCCAGCCCGGTGACCTGATCTGGAGCCCTGGCCACATCGGCATCTACGCCGGTGGCAACCAGATGATCGACGCGCCGCGCCCCGGCAAGACGGTCCAGTTCCGCTCGATCTGGCAGAGCAACCCCACCTTCATCCGGGTCGGCTGA
- a CDS encoding LPXTG cell wall anchor domain-containing protein, translating into MAGLLLVAVGLGPAASAVAVAPTQAVAPGGCAPADGYGPELPCEVDISLLTPVCDNDVPRLRYAVAPVGTDATTVTVTFVNPDGDDVVYTDQPLTGAVLWPGAVVDATGRPVDWPGWRLEDGVWVQGDEYDWVRPSVEVSFAVNPTTSAVVAYPPSSPVCAGQPERSDVLVAGAEPAAAAPAERAEVLSATGSSAGPVVLVATGLLLAGAAGVLVARRRRA; encoded by the coding sequence GTGGCAGGCCTCCTCCTCGTGGCGGTCGGACTGGGTCCGGCTGCGTCCGCCGTGGCCGTCGCGCCGACGCAGGCCGTGGCACCCGGTGGGTGCGCACCCGCCGACGGGTACGGGCCCGAGCTGCCGTGCGAGGTCGACATCTCGCTGCTGACACCGGTGTGCGACAACGACGTGCCACGCCTGCGGTACGCCGTGGCCCCGGTCGGCACCGACGCCACGACGGTCACCGTCACGTTCGTCAACCCCGACGGCGACGACGTCGTCTACACCGACCAGCCCCTGACGGGCGCCGTGCTGTGGCCGGGCGCCGTCGTCGACGCGACCGGCAGGCCCGTCGACTGGCCCGGCTGGCGCCTCGAGGACGGCGTGTGGGTCCAGGGCGACGAGTACGACTGGGTCCGGCCGTCCGTCGAGGTGTCGTTCGCGGTCAACCCCACGACGTCCGCCGTGGTCGCCTACCCGCCGTCGAGCCCCGTGTGCGCCGGGCAGCCCGAGCGCTCGGACGTCCTCGTGGCCGGTGCCGAGCCTGCCGCGGCCGCGCCGGCCGAGCGGGCCGAGGTGCTGTCCGCGACCGGGTCGTCCGCCGGGCCCGTCGTGCTCGTCGCCACGGGGCTGCTGCTCGCCGGTGCCGCCGGGGTGCTGGTGGCCCGCCGCCGCCGCGCCTGA
- the serC gene encoding phosphoserine transaminase, producing MPDADAIARLTIPSDLLPRDGRFGSGPSKVRAAQVDALAAQGTTLLGTSHRQAPVRHLVGRVRAGLASLFDLPPGYEVVLGNGGSTLFWDVATLCLVQERAAHATFGEFGAKFAAATARAPFLADPHVVRAPAGQMVVPTATPGVDVYAWPHNETSTGVVAPVRRVPGSRDAGALVLVDGTSAAGGTTVDVAQTDVYYFAPQKSFASDGGLWLALASPAAVERAAAVEAGGRWVPESLSFTTAVTNSRADQTLNTPAIATLLLLAEQVDWMLEQGGLAWAAQRTATSAGHLYSWAESRDWSTPFVTDPALRSPVVGTVDLAPEVDATTVAGVLRRHGVVDIEPYRKLGRNQVRVGMYPAVDPDDVLALTACIDHVVEHLV from the coding sequence GTGCCCGACGCCGACGCCATCGCCCGCCTGACGATCCCCTCCGACCTGCTGCCCCGCGACGGGCGCTTCGGGTCCGGCCCGTCGAAGGTCCGCGCGGCGCAGGTCGACGCGCTCGCCGCGCAGGGCACGACGCTGCTCGGGACGTCGCACCGTCAGGCGCCGGTCCGCCACCTCGTCGGCCGGGTGCGCGCCGGCCTCGCGTCGCTGTTCGACCTGCCGCCGGGGTACGAGGTGGTCCTCGGCAACGGCGGGTCGACCCTGTTCTGGGACGTCGCGACCCTGTGCCTCGTCCAGGAGCGCGCCGCGCACGCGACGTTCGGCGAGTTCGGCGCGAAGTTCGCGGCCGCCACGGCGCGGGCCCCGTTCCTCGCGGACCCGCACGTGGTGCGCGCGCCCGCGGGCCAGATGGTGGTGCCGACGGCCACGCCGGGCGTGGACGTGTACGCCTGGCCGCACAACGAGACGTCGACGGGCGTCGTCGCCCCGGTGCGCCGGGTGCCCGGGTCGCGGGACGCGGGCGCCCTCGTCCTGGTCGACGGGACGTCGGCCGCGGGCGGTACGACCGTCGACGTGGCCCAGACCGACGTCTACTACTTCGCGCCGCAGAAGTCCTTCGCGTCCGACGGCGGTCTGTGGCTCGCGCTCGCGTCGCCGGCGGCCGTCGAGCGGGCCGCGGCCGTCGAGGCCGGCGGACGCTGGGTCCCGGAGTCGCTGTCCTTCACCACCGCCGTGACGAACTCGCGCGCCGACCAGACCCTCAACACCCCCGCGATCGCGACGCTGCTGCTCCTGGCCGAGCAGGTCGACTGGATGCTCGAGCAGGGCGGCCTCGCGTGGGCGGCGCAGCGCACCGCCACCTCCGCCGGCCACCTGTACTCCTGGGCGGAGAGCCGCGACTGGTCGACGCCGTTCGTGACCGACCCGGCGCTGCGCTCCCCCGTGGTCGGGACGGTCGACCTGGCGCCGGAGGTCGACGCCACCACGGTGGCCGGGGTGCTGCGACGCCACGGCGTGGTCGACATCGAGCCGTACCGCAAGCTCGGTCGCAACCAGGTGCGCGTGGGCATGTACCCCGCGGTCGACCCGGACGACGTGCTGGCACTGACGGCCTGCATCGACCACGTCGTCGAGCACCTGGTCTGA
- a CDS encoding universal stress protein: MTREQEILVGMDGSSASLHALDWAVVEARARGLGLRLVVAYSLPSFTAASLDGGYAALDDEAIRAGAQAVLDEAFAHVRQAGVPVHGRVVTGDAAGVLVEESRHVELAVVGTRGRGGFADRLLGTVSSALPAHAWCPTVVVPLRGPDGHPLPDGETAEVRPVRRIVVGVDGSPPAERALHAAIREAEAWDAELFAVSGVPLASMTGALAWLPSAVDHEQVLKDIAEGLDVVVDRAVLEHPGARVQRRVLDGTGAELLTEFSAATDLVVVGSRGRGGFAGLLLGSTSQAVLHHARCPVMVVTARGDAAAA; encoded by the coding sequence ATGACGCGCGAGCAGGAGATCCTCGTCGGGATGGACGGGTCGTCCGCCAGCCTGCACGCCCTGGACTGGGCGGTGGTCGAGGCGCGTGCGCGCGGGCTGGGCCTGCGGCTCGTGGTCGCGTACTCCCTGCCGTCGTTCACGGCCGCGTCCCTCGACGGCGGGTACGCGGCGCTCGACGACGAGGCGATCCGGGCCGGCGCGCAGGCGGTCCTCGACGAGGCGTTCGCGCACGTGCGGCAGGCCGGTGTGCCCGTGCACGGGCGCGTCGTGACGGGCGACGCCGCGGGGGTGCTCGTGGAGGAGTCCCGGCACGTGGAGCTCGCGGTGGTCGGGACGCGCGGCCGGGGTGGGTTCGCCGACCGGCTGCTCGGCACGGTGTCGTCGGCGCTGCCCGCGCACGCGTGGTGCCCGACGGTCGTCGTGCCGCTGCGCGGACCGGACGGTCACCCGCTGCCCGACGGGGAGACGGCCGAGGTGCGGCCCGTGCGCCGCATCGTCGTCGGTGTCGACGGCTCGCCGCCCGCCGAGCGCGCGCTGCACGCGGCGATCCGGGAGGCCGAGGCGTGGGACGCGGAGCTGTTCGCGGTGTCCGGCGTGCCCCTCGCCTCGATGACGGGCGCGCTGGCGTGGTTGCCGTCGGCGGTCGACCACGAGCAGGTGCTCAAGGACATCGCCGAAGGGCTGGACGTCGTCGTGGACCGCGCGGTGCTCGAGCACCCCGGTGCGCGGGTGCAGCGGCGCGTGCTCGACGGCACGGGGGCCGAGCTGCTCACGGAGTTCTCCGCCGCGACCGACCTCGTCGTGGTGGGGTCCCGCGGTCGCGGGGGCTTCGCCGGCCTGCTCCTGGGGTCGACGAGCCAGGCGGTCCTGCACCACGCCCGGTGCCCGGTCATGGTCGTGACGGCGCGCGGCGACGCCGCGGCGGCCTGA
- a CDS encoding CAP domain-containing protein, with product MSGRQDTGARRQSGQDGTTGTAALAPAPPGASAADATPPVAVGTAPGTAAPLIPTQAGHAVSAPVPVVPARLTALPTQSAPPALSAPVPVVADTARTADGPAAQRAVRPHGRQIVALLTAAGVLVSAGGVWAVQQDRALRADMQRAAQSRVDGAVTALAPELSAGRADGLAAGAAVAEALRADAGASGRAAVDHANATLAASAQAGDGPRGALQAAIGGAAGALDAPAVSLTTLRTTTAALAAPERAVVDAQAAWQAAENARLAAEAAAAQAAAEAAARSAARSPAKGTAPRRSGGTGTTTGASSGGSAAGSGAPAPAEAGLATAGSEASAGDVGAALNAHRAANGLGALSISRSGARVEHAMQMAASNSIWHSGTRAGSPKARPEIVGRVSPGNATRMIAAYAASSGHNQQMLGSYSTAYIGAVSYDGWLYTSITFG from the coding sequence ATGAGCGGACGGCAGGACACCGGCGCGCGCCGGCAGAGCGGCCAGGACGGGACGACCGGCACGGCAGCGCTCGCGCCGGCCCCACCGGGTGCCTCGGCGGCCGACGCCACCCCGCCGGTCGCGGTCGGCACGGCGCCGGGAACGGCCGCGCCGCTGATCCCGACGCAGGCAGGTCACGCGGTGTCCGCACCCGTGCCCGTCGTCCCGGCCCGCCTCACGGCCCTGCCGACCCAGTCCGCCCCACCGGCGCTCTCCGCGCCCGTGCCGGTCGTGGCGGACACCGCGCGCACCGCCGACGGCCCCGCCGCACAGCGGGCCGTGCGACCCCACGGACGCCAGATCGTCGCGCTGCTCACCGCCGCCGGCGTGCTCGTCTCGGCCGGCGGCGTCTGGGCGGTCCAGCAGGACCGCGCGCTGCGCGCCGACATGCAGCGGGCCGCGCAGTCCCGCGTCGACGGTGCCGTCACCGCGCTCGCGCCCGAGCTGTCCGCCGGCCGGGCGGACGGGCTCGCCGCAGGCGCCGCCGTCGCCGAGGCCCTGCGTGCCGACGCCGGTGCCTCCGGCCGCGCAGCCGTCGACCACGCGAACGCGACGCTCGCCGCGTCCGCCCAGGCCGGCGACGGCCCGCGCGGGGCGCTGCAGGCCGCCATCGGCGGCGCCGCCGGGGCGCTGGACGCGCCCGCCGTGTCGCTCACGACCCTGCGCACCACGACGGCCGCGCTCGCCGCACCCGAGCGGGCCGTCGTCGACGCGCAGGCGGCGTGGCAGGCCGCCGAGAACGCGCGCCTCGCCGCCGAGGCCGCCGCGGCGCAGGCCGCGGCCGAGGCGGCCGCGCGCAGCGCGGCCCGGAGCCCGGCGAAGGGCACGGCGCCCCGCCGGTCCGGGGGTACCGGCACCACGACGGGTGCGTCCTCGGGCGGGTCGGCGGCCGGCTCCGGCGCACCGGCGCCCGCGGAGGCCGGGCTCGCGACCGCCGGGTCCGAGGCGTCCGCGGGCGACGTCGGCGCCGCGCTCAACGCCCACCGTGCGGCCAACGGGCTCGGTGCCCTGTCGATCTCCCGGTCGGGTGCGCGCGTCGAGCACGCCATGCAGATGGCCGCGTCCAACAGCATCTGGCACTCGGGCACCCGGGCCGGGTCACCCAAGGCGCGCCCCGAGATCGTCGGGCGGGTCAGCCCGGGCAACGCGACCCGCATGATCGCCGCCTACGCGGCCTCCAGCGGGCACAACCAGCAGATGCTCGGCAGCTACTCGACGGCGTACATCGGCGCCGTGTCGTACGACGGCTGGCTGTACACGTCCATCACCTTCGGCTGA
- a CDS encoding metal-dependent transcriptional regulator, giving the protein MSDLIDTTEMYLKTIYELTEEGITPLRARIAERLGHSGPTVSQTVARMERDGLVVVTGDRHLELTEVGLTKAVRVMRKHRLAERLLTDVIGLDWPHVHEEACRWEHVMSERVEKRLAALLDHPHFDPYGNPIPGLDEIGEERTDVRFLDGVVPLTGLGAAPDGSAVVARIGEPLQVDVELLVRLADAGVLPGAQVTVERSPGVVTVGVPGSGTVLDLPVDVARHIFIGA; this is encoded by the coding sequence GTGAGCGACCTGATCGACACGACCGAGATGTATCTCAAGACGATCTACGAGCTCACCGAGGAAGGCATCACCCCCCTGCGCGCGCGCATCGCCGAGCGGCTCGGCCACTCCGGCCCGACCGTGTCCCAGACGGTCGCCCGCATGGAGCGCGACGGCCTCGTGGTCGTCACCGGGGACCGCCACCTCGAGCTGACCGAGGTCGGCCTGACGAAGGCCGTGCGCGTGATGCGCAAGCACCGCCTCGCCGAGCGTCTGCTCACCGACGTCATCGGGCTGGACTGGCCGCACGTCCACGAGGAGGCGTGCCGCTGGGAGCACGTGATGAGCGAGCGCGTCGAGAAGCGCCTCGCCGCGCTCCTCGACCACCCGCACTTCGACCCGTACGGCAACCCGATCCCCGGGCTCGACGAGATCGGCGAGGAGCGGACCGACGTCCGGTTCCTCGACGGCGTCGTCCCGCTGACGGGACTCGGCGCCGCGCCCGACGGGTCCGCGGTCGTCGCGCGCATCGGTGAGCCGCTGCAGGTCGACGTCGAGCTGCTCGTGCGCCTCGCGGACGCGGGCGTGCTGCCGGGTGCGCAGGTCACGGTCGAGAGGTCGCCCGGCGTCGTGACGGTCGGCGTCCCGGGCTCGGGCACCGTGCTCGACCTCCCGGTCGACGTGGCCCGGCACATCTTCATCGGCGCCTGA
- a CDS encoding MarR family winged helix-turn-helix transcriptional regulator, whose translation MPTISAPADLALAADLRVTLGRAVRRIKAERGEAGLSDPQFNVLAILLREGPTSPGRLAEHERIAAPAMTRTVGCLADRGLVSKQEHPTDGRQVVVSLTPEGEAEVQETRRRRDAWLSARLAGLTADERATLVDAAELLRRITAS comes from the coding sequence GTGCCCACGATCTCTGCCCCCGCCGACCTCGCCCTCGCCGCCGACCTGCGCGTGACCCTCGGGCGGGCCGTGCGGCGCATCAAGGCGGAGCGCGGCGAGGCCGGACTGTCCGACCCCCAGTTCAACGTCCTCGCGATCCTGCTGCGCGAGGGCCCTACGAGCCCCGGCCGCCTCGCGGAGCACGAGCGGATCGCGGCACCGGCCATGACGCGCACGGTCGGCTGCCTCGCCGACCGCGGGCTCGTCAGCAAGCAGGAGCACCCCACGGACGGCCGCCAGGTCGTCGTCAGCCTCACCCCCGAGGGTGAGGCCGAGGTCCAGGAGACGCGCCGCCGCCGGGACGCCTGGCTGTCGGCGCGCCTCGCCGGCCTGACCGCGGACGAGCGCGCCACGCTCGTGGACGCGGCCGAGCTCCTCCGGAGGATCACCGCGTCGTGA
- a CDS encoding HNH endonuclease has product MLTTAASQGSHQDVDRAPMPTRALLLNASGDPLCIVTLHRAVMLVMSGKATVLESDGRMLHSPHVQMPLPVVLVLTRYVHVPHRRPVPPTRRTVLQRDDHRCAYCGGGADTVDHVQPRSRGGRHEWTNVVAACVRCNHRKADRTLHELGWELPFRPRAPRWSVTVGGAAGRAEPAWSPYLVA; this is encoded by the coding sequence GTGCTGACGACCGCCGCGAGCCAGGGCTCCCACCAGGACGTCGACCGCGCCCCGATGCCGACGCGGGCGCTGCTGCTCAACGCGAGCGGGGACCCGCTGTGCATCGTCACGCTGCACCGTGCCGTGATGCTGGTGATGAGCGGCAAGGCCACCGTCCTGGAGTCCGACGGCCGGATGCTGCACTCGCCGCACGTCCAGATGCCGCTGCCCGTGGTGCTCGTCCTGACCCGGTACGTGCACGTGCCGCACCGGCGGCCCGTCCCGCCCACGCGCCGCACGGTGCTGCAGCGTGACGACCACCGGTGCGCGTACTGCGGCGGCGGGGCCGACACCGTCGACCACGTGCAGCCACGGTCGCGCGGCGGCCGCCACGAGTGGACCAACGTCGTCGCGGCGTGCGTGCGGTGCAACCACCGCAAGGCCGACCGGACGCTGCACGAGCTGGGGTGGGAGCTGCCGTTCCGCCCGCGCGCGCCGCGGTGGTCCGTGACGGTCGGTGGGGCCGCGGGGCGTGCCGAGCCCGCGTGGTCGCCGTACCTGGTGGCCTGA
- a CDS encoding MFS transporter: protein MSATFSSLSFRNYRLWFAGALVANVGTWMQRVAQDWLVLTELTDESGVAVGITTALQFAPTLVLSAWAGLLADRFDRRKLLVATQVAQAVLAAGLGALVLSGHAQLWQVYAFAGMLGVVTAIDGPVRQTFVAELVPAGRLSNAVGLNSASFNAARLVGPGLAGLLIAAVGSGWVFVINAATFAATIFSLTLMRRAELYPMPQASRAKGQIREGIAYVRGRSDIIVIMVVVGVVSTFGLNFQLTSALMARTEFGRGAQEYGILGSVLAIGSLTGALLAARRERPRVRLVIGSAFAFGIATGVMALMPTYASFAVACIPVGFASLTMMTAANTSIQMSTDPKMRGRVMSLYMVVFLGATPVGSPIVGWIGETFGARWSIGVGSISAILVSVAAAWWARSHWGVQVRYHVTTRPHVEVLHPQDREGALPGESATEAGERRAATAPARVGAQDASDAQHAA from the coding sequence GTGAGTGCCACGTTCTCCTCCCTCTCCTTCCGCAACTACCGCCTGTGGTTCGCCGGTGCGCTCGTCGCCAACGTCGGCACCTGGATGCAGCGTGTCGCGCAGGACTGGCTCGTCCTGACCGAGCTCACCGACGAGTCCGGCGTGGCGGTCGGCATCACCACAGCCCTGCAGTTCGCCCCGACGCTCGTGCTGTCCGCCTGGGCGGGCCTCCTCGCCGACCGCTTCGACCGGCGCAAGCTGCTCGTCGCCACGCAGGTCGCGCAGGCCGTCCTCGCGGCGGGCCTCGGTGCGCTCGTCCTGTCCGGCCACGCGCAGCTGTGGCAGGTGTACGCCTTCGCCGGGATGCTCGGCGTCGTCACGGCGATCGACGGTCCGGTCCGCCAGACGTTCGTCGCCGAGCTCGTGCCCGCCGGTCGCCTGTCGAACGCGGTGGGGCTCAACAGCGCGTCCTTCAACGCCGCGCGCCTCGTCGGGCCCGGGCTCGCCGGCCTGCTCATCGCCGCCGTCGGCAGCGGCTGGGTCTTCGTCATCAACGCCGCGACGTTCGCCGCGACGATCTTCTCGCTGACCCTCATGCGCCGCGCGGAGCTGTACCCGATGCCGCAGGCGTCACGCGCCAAGGGCCAGATCCGCGAGGGCATCGCCTACGTGCGCGGACGCTCGGACATCATCGTCATCATGGTCGTCGTCGGCGTCGTGTCGACGTTCGGCCTGAACTTCCAGCTGACCAGCGCGCTGATGGCCCGCACCGAGTTCGGCCGCGGCGCGCAGGAGTACGGCATCCTCGGGTCCGTCCTGGCGATCGGCTCGCTCACCGGCGCGCTGCTCGCCGCCCGGCGCGAGCGGCCGCGCGTCCGGCTGGTCATCGGGTCGGCGTTCGCCTTCGGCATCGCGACGGGCGTCATGGCGCTCATGCCGACGTACGCGTCGTTCGCCGTGGCCTGCATCCCCGTCGGCTTCGCGTCGCTGACGATGATGACGGCGGCGAACACCAGCATCCAGATGTCCACCGACCCCAAGATGCGCGGGCGCGTCATGTCCCTCTACATGGTGGTCTTCCTCGGCGCGACGCCCGTCGGGTCACCGATCGTCGGGTGGATCGGCGAGACGTTCGGTGCGCGCTGGTCCATCGGCGTCGGCTCCATCTCGGCGATCCTCGTCTCCGTGGCGGCCGCCTGGTGGGCCCGCAGCCACTGGGGCGTGCAGGTCCGGTACCACGTCACGACGCGCCCCCACGTCGAGGTGCTGCACCCCCAGGACAGGGAGGGTGCGCTGCCGGGGGAGAGCGCCACCGAGGCCGGGGAGCGTCGTGCGGCCACCGCGCCGGCGCGCGTCGGCGCGCAGGACGCGTCGGACGCCCAGCACGCCGCCTGA
- a CDS encoding DUF4012 domain-containing protein gives MGATEVAAEPADAADGDATPGGAAPAHVPGRPEGRRRRAGRTAARVVAVVVVALLLAGGWLAFRAWQAVSALQDARALVAGVEVDAAAVGDGTVDLDRLRASTSAAAAATSDPVWRAAEVVPWAGDQLEAVRVVSTSLDTVVAGALPAVSDLRALLDGGLRGPDGRVDVAALRALADQVRTASVGAADAHADVAALDADALVGPLAGPVRDVQDVLARLDAGLGPAGRVAGVLPAMLGADGPRTYLVLALNTAELRAAGGIVGTVVAVRVEDGAVSVVDRRTTADLPPLAEPVVPLTDEELGTWGDRLGRWVQNAVLTPDFPRTAELVAARWARDVGGTVDGVVATDPLAVGGLVGATGPVPDPDGGVLTGAGLVTTLLRDAYVRHPDSAGSDAYFGAVAAAVVEAVDSGAGSTQALFAAGRTAVDERRLRVWSAHPEEQERLAATVAGGAFTSPTFAHQPGLFLDDATQGKLGAYLSTDLTFRDARCTDPAPRVTAVLGLDFRPPEGVASWGHLVTGVPGPQVPLGTLLTTVSVWSAQDGPPLVVARDGAPATGSVTTVEGRTVQQVGSRLAPGGTQEVAVDLPLRDGAVTLWTTPTLTSPGVAVFRCG, from the coding sequence GTGGGTGCGACCGAGGTGGCGGCCGAGCCGGCCGACGCGGCCGACGGCGACGCGACGCCCGGCGGCGCCGCGCCCGCGCACGTCCCCGGACGTCCGGAGGGCCGGCGGCGCCGGGCCGGACGGACCGCCGCGCGGGTCGTCGCGGTCGTCGTCGTCGCACTTCTGCTCGCCGGAGGCTGGCTGGCGTTCCGCGCGTGGCAGGCCGTGTCCGCGCTGCAGGACGCGCGCGCCCTCGTCGCGGGCGTCGAGGTGGACGCGGCGGCCGTCGGCGACGGGACGGTCGACCTGGACCGGTTGCGCGCGTCGACGTCGGCCGCCGCCGCCGCGACGTCCGACCCGGTGTGGCGCGCCGCCGAGGTGGTGCCGTGGGCGGGCGACCAGCTCGAGGCCGTCCGTGTCGTGTCCACGTCGCTCGACACCGTCGTCGCGGGCGCGCTGCCCGCGGTGAGCGACCTGCGGGCGCTGCTCGACGGCGGCCTGCGCGGACCCGACGGGCGGGTCGACGTCGCGGCCCTGCGCGCCCTCGCCGACCAGGTGCGGACGGCCTCCGTCGGTGCCGCCGACGCGCACGCGGACGTCGCCGCGCTCGACGCCGACGCGCTGGTCGGGCCCCTGGCCGGGCCCGTGCGCGACGTGCAGGACGTCCTGGCCCGCCTCGACGCGGGGCTCGGCCCGGCCGGCCGTGTGGCAGGCGTGCTCCCCGCGATGCTCGGGGCCGACGGCCCGCGCACCTACCTCGTGCTCGCGCTGAACACCGCCGAGCTGCGCGCCGCGGGCGGGATCGTGGGCACGGTCGTCGCGGTGCGCGTCGAGGACGGGGCGGTGAGCGTCGTCGACCGGCGCACGACCGCCGACCTGCCCCCGCTCGCCGAGCCCGTCGTGCCGCTGACCGACGAGGAGCTCGGGACGTGGGGCGACCGCCTCGGGCGGTGGGTCCAGAACGCCGTCCTCACGCCGGACTTCCCCCGCACGGCCGAGCTCGTCGCGGCCCGCTGGGCGCGCGACGTCGGCGGCACGGTCGACGGCGTGGTCGCGACGGACCCGCTGGCGGTCGGCGGGCTCGTGGGTGCCACGGGACCCGTCCCGGACCCCGACGGCGGCGTGCTCACCGGCGCCGGCCTCGTCACCACGCTGCTGCGCGACGCCTACGTGCGCCACCCGGACAGCGCCGGCTCGGACGCGTACTTCGGCGCGGTGGCCGCCGCGGTGGTGGAAGCGGTCGACTCCGGGGCGGGCAGCACGCAGGCGCTGTTCGCCGCGGGTCGCACGGCCGTCGACGAGCGACGCCTGCGGGTGTGGTCCGCCCACCCCGAGGAGCAGGAGCGCCTCGCCGCGACGGTCGCCGGCGGTGCGTTCACGTCACCCACGTTCGCCCACCAGCCCGGCCTGTTCCTCGACGACGCGACCCAGGGCAAGCTCGGCGCGTACCTCAGCACGGACCTCACGTTCCGCGACGCCCGCTGCACCGACCCGGCGCCGCGCGTGACCGCCGTGCTCGGCCTCGACTTCCGGCCGCCCGAGGGCGTGGCGTCGTGGGGACACCTCGTCACCGGTGTGCCCGGCCCGCAGGTGCCGCTCGGGACCCTGCTCACCACGGTCTCCGTGTGGTCCGCGCAGGACGGTCCGCCGCTCGTCGTCGCGCGCGACGGGGCACCCGCCACCGGCAGCGTGACGACCGTCGAGGGCCGCACCGTGCAGCAGGTGGGCTCGCGCCTCGCGCCGGGCGGCACGCAGGAGGTCGCCGTGGACCTGCCCCTGCGCGACGGCGCGGTCACGCTCTGGACCACGCCCACCCTGACCTCGCCCGGGGTCGCGGTGTTCCGCTGCGGCTGA